The Streptomyces sp. NBC_01268 genome window below encodes:
- a CDS encoding SurA N-terminal domain-containing protein encodes MHRRTALSVSAVALLAAAPLLTACGSDAHPGAAAVVGGQRIEVSSLQAQVEDVRAAQQASPQSVQLIKETGDLSRRKLHGMIFDRVVDKVAADNGVSASRGEIQKTRGDFARQSGGEQQMAAVLLQQQGVAPDQIDDVARRAVLMNKIAEKLGVTDTPEGQKKLTEAFGQASKALRIDVNPRFGSWDDDKIQLAAYTAPWVRQITRAPEQNL; translated from the coding sequence TTGCACCGCCGCACCGCGCTCTCCGTCTCCGCCGTCGCCCTGCTCGCCGCGGCCCCCCTCCTCACCGCCTGCGGCAGTGACGCCCATCCCGGGGCGGCGGCCGTCGTCGGCGGGCAGCGGATCGAGGTCTCCAGCCTGCAGGCGCAGGTCGAGGACGTGCGGGCCGCCCAGCAGGCCTCCCCGCAGTCCGTGCAGCTGATCAAGGAGACCGGTGACCTCAGCCGGCGCAAGCTGCACGGCATGATCTTCGACCGGGTCGTCGACAAGGTCGCCGCGGACAACGGGGTCAGCGCGAGCCGTGGGGAGATCCAGAAGACCCGCGGCGACTTCGCCCGCCAGAGCGGCGGCGAGCAGCAGATGGCGGCCGTGCTGCTCCAGCAGCAGGGCGTCGCGCCCGACCAGATCGACGACGTCGCACGGCGGGCCGTCCTCATGAACAAGATCGCCGAGAAGCTGGGCGTCACCGACACCCCCGAGGGGCAGAAGAAGCTCACCGAGGCCTTCGGGCAGGCCTCCAAGGCGCTGCGGATCGACGTCAACCCGCGCTTCGGGAGCTGGGACGACGACAAGATCCAGCTCGCCGCCTACACCGCGCCGTGGGTGCGGCAGATCACCAGGGCGCCCGAGCAGAACCTGTGA